A genomic window from Plasmodium malariae genome assembly, chromosome: 10 includes:
- the PmUG01_10012000 gene encoding STP1 protein, which translates to MESCSSWNYTGFGSGASEYFGKIEFVEARKQILSLTASLKTKTSKNEFRDGCLKLADYLIKIKDKPPDYTNPKRWVPVLRNYFGHKFKELSQHGGCPMIFEQKDRDLLELKYDALDFCEINKSYQKKLNAFKKRGSSTYNCNNDAKCISECTEYSTWFISKKKYFEEKKGLTSESCIFKNTSSQFPEKTCNILNPKTFNKPPQCLLPEPVIPSQPPLKEKDLSPPNVYQIKSEDLPATQEQSTFQGKLPTDRGSDNSRDIASGRSPNRASEDPPQLQTSSEDNSEASLTKLTEDTQHRHPEITNVPVFSTPEQKTTQDSVYQPPVDQDSNTEGGIKTTSVVNEVSLPKTFQSTPLDPKVQGPVVNSHSPYISSFLITFLIIIVSSLFIKYVLMGKFKKKKNIRRQVKFLKILLPSNSIKKDIFLSNDHLDQPIHDDEEIIKKLKIHEHNTIKNTNMPKRKKDRSKTIIEVHMKVLEEFRNEQWALSKKEFLAICLEVYANEEYRSHPNLINYNKVENIKYSTDTKEKGILWNKWIEKHRNISKKLEKADWFNHLKNEWKKEMEELNKKYSNENEKVSFLEREKVIWRQWISNKGKIVEQNMEEDWFKGLTDEFNNILGEYENEETKSSVSLINIEEMAHNKSCEELYKYIKKKLLAKLCILVFMTILEECKKEERIENRESYFDNFINECKSEENSDRKEQIIEDIRDTNCNILESGKNNKIHDDKGEKCFRENIEDWIREDDSYSNSTINNNIVGKSDDIIEKYIS; encoded by the exons ATGGAAAGTTGTTCTTCATGG AACTACACTGGTTTTGGTTCTGGAGCATCAGAATATTTTGGTAAAATAGAATTTGTAGAAGCTCGAAAACAAATTCTATCTCTCACTGCTTCCTTAAAGACAAAAACATCTAAAAACGAATTTAGAGATGGATGCTTAAAATTGGCTGATTatctaattaaaataaaagataaaccTCCAGATTATACTAATCCAAAACGTTGGGTACCAGTACTTAGAAATTATTTTGGACATAAATTTAAGGAGCTTAGTCAACATGGAGGTTGTCCTATGATTTTTGAACAAAAAGATAGAGATCTGttagaattaaaatatgatgcACTAGACTTCTGtgaaattaataaatcatatcaaaaaaaactaaatgcCTTCAAAAAAAGAGGCAGTAGCacatataattgtaataatgaCGCCAAATGTATAAGTGAATGTACAGAATATAGCACTTGGTTTATAAGCaagaagaaatattttgAGGAAAAGAAAGGTCTCACTAGTGAAAGttgcatatttaaaaatacatcaTCACAGTTTCCAGAAAAAACATGCAACATACTAAATCctaaaacatttaataaacCTCCTCAATGCTTATTACCGGAACCGGTTATACCTAGTCAACCTCCacttaaagaaaaagatttaAGCCCACCAAATGTATATCAGATTAAATCCGAAGATTTACCTGCAACTCAAGAACAAAGTACATTTCAAGGGAAACTCCCAACTGATAGAGGATCTGATAATTCACGTGATATAGCATCTGGTAGGTCACCTAATAGAGCATCCGAAGATCCACCTCAACTTCAAACATCATCCGAAGACAACTCTGAGGCAAGTTTAACTAAGTTAACAGAAGATACACAACATAGACATCCTGAAATAACCAATGTTCCTGTATTTTCGACACCTGAACAGAAAACAACACAGGATTCTGTATATCAACCTCCAGTTGATCAAGATTCAAACACAGAAGGTGGTATTAAAACTACATCCGTAGTTAATGAAGTATCACTTCCTAAAACCTTTCAATCTACTCCTTTAGACCCTAAGGTTCAAG GTCCAGTAGTAAATTCACATAGCCCATACAtatcatcatttttaataacatttctaattattattgtgtcttctctttttattaaa TATGTTCTAATGGggaagtttaaaaaaaagaaaaatataagaagacAAGTTAAATTCCTCAAAATACTACTACCTTCTAATTCTATCAAAAAagacatatttttatcaaatgaTCACTTGGATCAGCCAATACatgatgatgaagaaatcataaaaaaactaaaaatacatgaacataacactataaaaaatacaaatatgccaaagagaaaaaaggacAGATCAAAAACCATTATAGAAGTACATATGAAAGTACTCGAAGAATTTCGAAATGAACAATGGGCATTAagcaaaaaagaatttttagcAATATGTCTAGAAGTATACGCAAATGAGGAATATAGATCTCATcctaatttaataaattataataaagtggaaaatattaaatatagcaCTGATACtaaagaaaaaggaattCTGTGGAATAAATGGATAGAAAAACACagaaatatttctaaaaaactGGAAAAAGCAGATTGGTTTAAtcatttgaaaaatgaatggaaaaaagaaatggaagAACTAAACAAGAAATATTCAaacgaaaatgaaaaagtttcatttttagaaagagaaaaagttATATGGAGACAGTGGATATCAAACAAGGGTAAAATTGTAGAACAAAATATGGAAGAGGACTGGTTTAAGGGATTAACAGatgaatttaataatatattgggtgaatatgaaaatgaagaaacTAAAAGTAGTGtatcattaataaatatagaagaaaTGGCACACAACAAAAGTTGTGAagaattatacaaatatattaaaaaaaaattactagcAAAACTGTGTATACTTGTATTTATGACGATATTAGAGGAATGCAAAAAAGAGGAGCGTATAGAAAATAGGGAATCATATTTTGATAATTTCATAAATGAATGTAAGTCAGAAGAAAACTCAGATAGAAAAGAACAAATCATAGAGGATATAAGAGATACTAACTGCAATATTTTGGAGAgtggtaaaaataataaaatacatgaTGATAAAGGTGAAAAATGTTTTAGAGAGAACATAGAAGATTGGATAAGAGAAGATGATTCATATTCAAATTCtactataaataataatattgtagGAAAATCCGAtgatataatagaaaaatacatTTCATAA